Proteins co-encoded in one Cuculus canorus isolate bCucCan1 chromosome 22, bCucCan1.pri, whole genome shotgun sequence genomic window:
- the LOC104060074 gene encoding CYFIP-related Rac1 interactor A isoform X3, protein MGNLIKVLGKDLENCPHFFLDFENAQPTEAETAVWNQVNAVLEEAQAVLAELQSYTGAGQEIREAIQNPGDLRLQERAWSAVCPLVAKLKRFYEFSLRLENALRSLLEALTSPPYAPTQHLEREQALAKQFAEILHFTLSFDELKMTNPAIQNDFSYYRRTISRNRINNLQLDAESEVNNEMANRMSLFYAEATPMLKTLSNATTKFVSENKTLPIEDTTDCLSTMACVCRVMLETPEYRSRFTNTETLLFCMRVMVGVIILYDHVHPVGAFAKTSKIDMKGCIKVLKDQPSTSTEGLLNALRYTTRHLNDDTTSKQIRAMLQ, encoded by the exons ATGGGCAATCTGATAAAGGTATTGGGCAAAGATTTAGAAAACTGTCCTcattttttcctggattttgaAA ATGCGCAGCCGACTGAAGCTGAGACGGCAGTGTGGAACCAGGTGAACGCGGTGCTGGAGGAGGCGCAGGCTGTCCTGGCCGAGCTGCAGTCCTACACGGGTGCTGGGCAGGAGATCCGAGAG GCCATCCAGAACCCCGGGGACCTGCGGCTGCAGGAGAGGGCGTGGAGCGCTGTCTGTCCCCTCGTCGCCAAGCTGAAGCGCTTCTATGAGTTCTCCCTACGGCTAG AGAACGCCCTGCGGAGCCTGCTGGAGGCCCTCACCAGCCCCCCATACGCCCCGACCCAGCACCTAGAGCGGGAGCAAGCCCTGGCCAAGCAGTTCGCTGAGATCCTCCACTTCACCCTCAGCTTCGACGAGCTCAAG ATGACCAACCCCGCCATCCAGAATGACTTCAGCTACTACAGAAGGACCATCAGCCGGAACCGCATTAACAACCTGCAG CTGGACGCAGAGAGCGAGGTGAACAACGAGATGGCCAACAGAATGTCCCTCTTCTATGCTGAGGCCACCCCCATGCTCAAAACACTCAGCAATGCCACCACCAAGTTCGTTTCAGAG AACAAGACCCTCCCCATCGAGGACACGACCGACTGCTTGAGCACCATGGCCTGCGTCTGCAGGGTGATGCTGGAGACCCC ggaGTACCGGAGCCGCTTCACCAACACTGAGACCCTCCTCTTCTGCATGCGGGTGATGGTCGGTGTCATCATCCTCTACGACCATGTCCACCCCGTGGGGGCCTTCgcaaagacctccaagatcGAT ATGAAAGGCTGCATCAAAGTCTTGAAAGACCAACCTTCAACCAGCACCGAGGGACTCCTCAACGCTCTGAG GTACACCACTAGGCACCTCAATGACGACACCACGTCCAAACAGATCCGGGCCATGCTGCAGTGA
- the LOC104060074 gene encoding CYFIP-related Rac1 interactor A isoform X1 has translation MLFSSCFFSCRFHMGNLLKVLTYNELDQGPNFFLDFENAQPTEAETAVWNQVNAVLEEAQAVLAELQSYTGAGQEIREAIQNPGDLRLQERAWSAVCPLVAKLKRFYEFSLRLENALRSLLEALTSPPYAPTQHLEREQALAKQFAEILHFTLSFDELKMTNPAIQNDFSYYRRTISRNRINNLQLDAESEVNNEMANRMSLFYAEATPMLKTLSNATTKFVSENKTLPIEDTTDCLSTMACVCRVMLETPEYRSRFTNTETLLFCMRVMVGVIILYDHVHPVGAFAKTSKIDMKGCIKVLKDQPSTSTEGLLNALRYTTRHLNDDTTSKQIRAMLQ, from the exons atgcttttttcctcttgtttcttctcttgcagGTTTCACATGGGGAACCTTCTTAAAGTGTTGACTTATAACGAACTTGACCAAGGCCCTAATTTTTTCCTTGACTTTGAAA ATGCGCAGCCGACTGAAGCTGAGACGGCAGTGTGGAACCAGGTGAACGCGGTGCTGGAGGAGGCGCAGGCTGTCCTGGCCGAGCTGCAGTCCTACACGGGTGCTGGGCAGGAGATCCGAGAG GCCATCCAGAACCCCGGGGACCTGCGGCTGCAGGAGAGGGCGTGGAGCGCTGTCTGTCCCCTCGTCGCCAAGCTGAAGCGCTTCTATGAGTTCTCCCTACGGCTAG AGAACGCCCTGCGGAGCCTGCTGGAGGCCCTCACCAGCCCCCCATACGCCCCGACCCAGCACCTAGAGCGGGAGCAAGCCCTGGCCAAGCAGTTCGCTGAGATCCTCCACTTCACCCTCAGCTTCGACGAGCTCAAG ATGACCAACCCCGCCATCCAGAATGACTTCAGCTACTACAGAAGGACCATCAGCCGGAACCGCATTAACAACCTGCAG CTGGACGCAGAGAGCGAGGTGAACAACGAGATGGCCAACAGAATGTCCCTCTTCTATGCTGAGGCCACCCCCATGCTCAAAACACTCAGCAATGCCACCACCAAGTTCGTTTCAGAG AACAAGACCCTCCCCATCGAGGACACGACCGACTGCTTGAGCACCATGGCCTGCGTCTGCAGGGTGATGCTGGAGACCCC ggaGTACCGGAGCCGCTTCACCAACACTGAGACCCTCCTCTTCTGCATGCGGGTGATGGTCGGTGTCATCATCCTCTACGACCATGTCCACCCCGTGGGGGCCTTCgcaaagacctccaagatcGAT ATGAAAGGCTGCATCAAAGTCTTGAAAGACCAACCTTCAACCAGCACCGAGGGACTCCTCAACGCTCTGAG GTACACCACTAGGCACCTCAATGACGACACCACGTCCAAACAGATCCGGGCCATGCTGCAGTGA
- the LOC104060074 gene encoding CYFIP-related Rac1 interactor A isoform X2: MGNLLKVLTYNELDQGPNFFLDFENAQPTEAETAVWNQVNAVLEEAQAVLAELQSYTGAGQEIREAIQNPGDLRLQERAWSAVCPLVAKLKRFYEFSLRLENALRSLLEALTSPPYAPTQHLEREQALAKQFAEILHFTLSFDELKMTNPAIQNDFSYYRRTISRNRINNLQLDAESEVNNEMANRMSLFYAEATPMLKTLSNATTKFVSENKTLPIEDTTDCLSTMACVCRVMLETPEYRSRFTNTETLLFCMRVMVGVIILYDHVHPVGAFAKTSKIDMKGCIKVLKDQPSTSTEGLLNALRYTTRHLNDDTTSKQIRAMLQ; this comes from the exons ATGGGGAACCTTCTTAAAGTGTTGACTTATAACGAACTTGACCAAGGCCCTAATTTTTTCCTTGACTTTGAAA ATGCGCAGCCGACTGAAGCTGAGACGGCAGTGTGGAACCAGGTGAACGCGGTGCTGGAGGAGGCGCAGGCTGTCCTGGCCGAGCTGCAGTCCTACACGGGTGCTGGGCAGGAGATCCGAGAG GCCATCCAGAACCCCGGGGACCTGCGGCTGCAGGAGAGGGCGTGGAGCGCTGTCTGTCCCCTCGTCGCCAAGCTGAAGCGCTTCTATGAGTTCTCCCTACGGCTAG AGAACGCCCTGCGGAGCCTGCTGGAGGCCCTCACCAGCCCCCCATACGCCCCGACCCAGCACCTAGAGCGGGAGCAAGCCCTGGCCAAGCAGTTCGCTGAGATCCTCCACTTCACCCTCAGCTTCGACGAGCTCAAG ATGACCAACCCCGCCATCCAGAATGACTTCAGCTACTACAGAAGGACCATCAGCCGGAACCGCATTAACAACCTGCAG CTGGACGCAGAGAGCGAGGTGAACAACGAGATGGCCAACAGAATGTCCCTCTTCTATGCTGAGGCCACCCCCATGCTCAAAACACTCAGCAATGCCACCACCAAGTTCGTTTCAGAG AACAAGACCCTCCCCATCGAGGACACGACCGACTGCTTGAGCACCATGGCCTGCGTCTGCAGGGTGATGCTGGAGACCCC ggaGTACCGGAGCCGCTTCACCAACACTGAGACCCTCCTCTTCTGCATGCGGGTGATGGTCGGTGTCATCATCCTCTACGACCATGTCCACCCCGTGGGGGCCTTCgcaaagacctccaagatcGAT ATGAAAGGCTGCATCAAAGTCTTGAAAGACCAACCTTCAACCAGCACCGAGGGACTCCTCAACGCTCTGAG GTACACCACTAGGCACCTCAATGACGACACCACGTCCAAACAGATCCGGGCCATGCTGCAGTGA
- the LOC104060074 gene encoding CYFIP-related Rac1 interactor A isoform X4, with protein sequence MTNPAIQNDFSYYRRTISRNRINNLQLDAESEVNNEMANRMSLFYAEATPMLKTLSNATTKFVSENKTLPIEDTTDCLSTMACVCRVMLETPEYRSRFTNTETLLFCMRVMVGVIILYDHVHPVGAFAKTSKIDMKGCIKVLKDQPSTSTEGLLNALRYTTRHLNDDTTSKQIRAMLQ encoded by the exons ATGACCAACCCCGCCATCCAGAATGACTTCAGCTACTACAGAAGGACCATCAGCCGGAACCGCATTAACAACCTGCAG CTGGACGCAGAGAGCGAGGTGAACAACGAGATGGCCAACAGAATGTCCCTCTTCTATGCTGAGGCCACCCCCATGCTCAAAACACTCAGCAATGCCACCACCAAGTTCGTTTCAGAG AACAAGACCCTCCCCATCGAGGACACGACCGACTGCTTGAGCACCATGGCCTGCGTCTGCAGGGTGATGCTGGAGACCCC ggaGTACCGGAGCCGCTTCACCAACACTGAGACCCTCCTCTTCTGCATGCGGGTGATGGTCGGTGTCATCATCCTCTACGACCATGTCCACCCCGTGGGGGCCTTCgcaaagacctccaagatcGAT ATGAAAGGCTGCATCAAAGTCTTGAAAGACCAACCTTCAACCAGCACCGAGGGACTCCTCAACGCTCTGAG GTACACCACTAGGCACCTCAATGACGACACCACGTCCAAACAGATCCGGGCCATGCTGCAGTGA
- the TRIT1 gene encoding tRNA dimethylallyltransferase isoform X1 encodes MGRVRGRGGAEPRGGGGRRWEPPGRSRPAMAAALRRTPPPLVVILGATGTGKSALALQLGRRLGGEIVSADAMQVYKGLDIITNKVSPQEQRLCRHHMISFVDPLVSNYTVVDFRDKAVALIEDIFARDKIPIVVGGTNYYIESLLWKVLIDTKEKAGKAPGSVTDRKVELEQLDSVQLHRCLSQVDPEMAAKLHPHDKRKVARSLQVFEETGIPHSEILRQQQEEEGGGPLGGPLKYPHSCILWLHADQAALDQRLEKRVDDMLAAGLLEELRDFHQRYNREKVAENRQDYQHGIFQSIGFKEFHEYLISEGNCSPETSALLLEKGIQALKQVTKRYARRQNKWVRNRFLKRPGPNVPPVYGLEVSDLLRWEEDVLKPALEIVESFIQGREPPAEPVRMEYDVNENKRSHRMCELCNRLIIGDREWAAHTRSKSHLHHLKKRRKLEAASCAAETEWDSGDAGKTSGEESSLSLL; translated from the exons atgggCCGGGTCAGAGGCCGGGGTGGGGCAGAGCCGCGGGGCGGAGGCGGGCGCCGCTGGGAGCCCCCGGGCCGGTCCCGCCCCGCCATGGCCGCCGCGCTCCGCCGGACGCCGCCGCCGCTAGTGGTGATCCTGGGCGCCACCGGCACCGGGAAATCCGCGCTGGCGCTGCAGCTCGGGCGGCGCCTCGGCGGGGAGATCGTCAGCGCCGATGCCATGCAG gtgTACAAGGGCTTGGACATCATCACGAACAAGGTTTCTCCCCAGGAGCAGCGTCTGTGCAGACACCACATGATCAGCTTTGTGGATCCCCTGGTCTCTAACTACACAGTGGTGGACTTCAGAGACAAAGCTGTGGCTCTGAT TGAAGATATCTTTGCCCGAGACAAGATCCCAATTGTTGTGGGAGGAACCAACTACTATATCGAGTCCCTGCTCTGGAAGGTCCTTATTGACACCAAG GAGAAGGCTGGTAAGGCTCCTGGCTCGGTCACTGACAGGAAAGTGGAGCTGGAACAGCTGGACAGTGTACAGCTCCATCGCTGTCTGAGCCAGGTGGACCCAGAGATGGCAGCCAAGCTACACCCCCATGACAAGCGCAAAGTGGCCAG GAGCCTCCAAGTGTTTGAAGAGACAGGGATCCCTCACAGTGAAATCTTAcgccagcagcaggaggaagaaggtgGGGGACCCCTGGGGGGGCCCCTGAAGTACCCACATTCCTGCATCCTGTGGCTCCATGCAGACCAGGCAG ctctggACCAGCGGCTGGAGAAGCGGGTGGATGACATGCTGGCTGCAGgactgctggaggagctgcggGACTTCCACCAGCGCTACAACCGAGAGAAGGTGGCTGAGAACCG gCAGGATTACCAGCATGGCATCTTCCAGTCCATTGGCTTCAAGGAGTTCCACGAGTACCTCATCAGTGAGGGGAATTGTTCGCCTGAGACCAGTgccctgctgctggaaaaag GGATCCAGGCCCTGAAACAAGTGACCAAGAGATATGCCCGGAGGCAGAACAAATGGGTCCGAAACCGCTTCCTGAAAC GTCCTGGGCCCAACGTGCCCCCCGTGTATGGCTTGGAGGTGTCTGATCTCTTGCGGTGGGAGGAGGATGTGCTGAAGCCAGCTCTGGAAATTGTGGAGAGCTTCATCCAG GGCCGTGAGCCTCCAGCAGAGCCTGTGAGGATGGAATATGATGTAAACGAGAACAAGCGGAGTCATCGTATGTGTGAGCTCTGCAACCGACTTATCATCGGGGACAGGGAGTGGGCAG CTCACACAAGATCCAAGTCCCACCTGCATcatctgaagaagagaaggaagctgGAGGCCgccagctgtgctgcagagaccGAGTGGGACAGTGGGGATGCAGGAAAGACCTCGGGAGAGGAGAGCAGCTTGTCTTTGCTGTAG
- the TRIT1 gene encoding tRNA dimethylallyltransferase isoform X3: MGRVRGRGGAEPRGGGGRRWEPPGRSRPAMAAALRRTPPPLVVILGATGTGKSALALQLGRRLGGEIVSADAMQVYKGLDIITNKVSPQEQRLCRHHMISFVDPLVSNYTVVDFRDKAVALIEDIFARDKIPIVVGGTNYYIESLLWKVLIDTKEKAGKAPGSVTDRKVELEQLDSVQLHRCLSQVDPEMAAKLHPHDKRKVARSLQVFEETGIPHSEILRQQQEEEGGGPLGGPLKYPHSCILWLHADQAALDQRLEKRVDDMLAAGLLEELRDFHQRYNREKVAENRQDYQHGIFQSIGFKEFHEYLISEGNCSPETSALLLEKGIQALKQVTKRYARRQNKWVRNRFLKRPGPNVPPVYGLEVSDLLRWEEDVLKPALEIVESFIQLTQDPSPTCII, encoded by the exons atgggCCGGGTCAGAGGCCGGGGTGGGGCAGAGCCGCGGGGCGGAGGCGGGCGCCGCTGGGAGCCCCCGGGCCGGTCCCGCCCCGCCATGGCCGCCGCGCTCCGCCGGACGCCGCCGCCGCTAGTGGTGATCCTGGGCGCCACCGGCACCGGGAAATCCGCGCTGGCGCTGCAGCTCGGGCGGCGCCTCGGCGGGGAGATCGTCAGCGCCGATGCCATGCAG gtgTACAAGGGCTTGGACATCATCACGAACAAGGTTTCTCCCCAGGAGCAGCGTCTGTGCAGACACCACATGATCAGCTTTGTGGATCCCCTGGTCTCTAACTACACAGTGGTGGACTTCAGAGACAAAGCTGTGGCTCTGAT TGAAGATATCTTTGCCCGAGACAAGATCCCAATTGTTGTGGGAGGAACCAACTACTATATCGAGTCCCTGCTCTGGAAGGTCCTTATTGACACCAAG GAGAAGGCTGGTAAGGCTCCTGGCTCGGTCACTGACAGGAAAGTGGAGCTGGAACAGCTGGACAGTGTACAGCTCCATCGCTGTCTGAGCCAGGTGGACCCAGAGATGGCAGCCAAGCTACACCCCCATGACAAGCGCAAAGTGGCCAG GAGCCTCCAAGTGTTTGAAGAGACAGGGATCCCTCACAGTGAAATCTTAcgccagcagcaggaggaagaaggtgGGGGACCCCTGGGGGGGCCCCTGAAGTACCCACATTCCTGCATCCTGTGGCTCCATGCAGACCAGGCAG ctctggACCAGCGGCTGGAGAAGCGGGTGGATGACATGCTGGCTGCAGgactgctggaggagctgcggGACTTCCACCAGCGCTACAACCGAGAGAAGGTGGCTGAGAACCG gCAGGATTACCAGCATGGCATCTTCCAGTCCATTGGCTTCAAGGAGTTCCACGAGTACCTCATCAGTGAGGGGAATTGTTCGCCTGAGACCAGTgccctgctgctggaaaaag GGATCCAGGCCCTGAAACAAGTGACCAAGAGATATGCCCGGAGGCAGAACAAATGGGTCCGAAACCGCTTCCTGAAAC GTCCTGGGCCCAACGTGCCCCCCGTGTATGGCTTGGAGGTGTCTGATCTCTTGCGGTGGGAGGAGGATGTGCTGAAGCCAGCTCTGGAAATTGTGGAGAGCTTCATCCAG CTCACACAAGATCCAAGTCCCACCTGCATcatctga
- the TRIT1 gene encoding tRNA dimethylallyltransferase isoform X2, whose amino-acid sequence MGRVRGRGGAEPRGGGGRRWEPPGRSRPAMAAALRRTPPPLVVILGATGTGKSALALQLGRRLGGEIVSADAMQVYKGLDIITNKVSPQEQRLCRHHMISFVDPLVSNYTVVDFRDKAVALIEDIFARDKIPIVVGGTNYYIESLLWKVLIDTKEKAGKAPGSVTDRKVELEQLDSVQLHRCLSQVDPEMAAKLHPHDKRKVARSLQVFEETGIPHSEILRQQQEEEGGGPLGGPLKYPHSCILWLHADQAALDQRLEKRVDDMLAAGLLEELRDFHQRYNREKVAENRQDYQHGIFQSIGFKEFHEYLISEGNCSPETSALLLEKGIQALKQVTKRYARRQNKWVRNRFLKRPGPNVPPVYGLEVSDLLRWEEDVLKPALEIVESFIQGREPPAEPVRMEYDVNENKRSHRMCELCNRLIIGDREWAGLFTARV is encoded by the exons atgggCCGGGTCAGAGGCCGGGGTGGGGCAGAGCCGCGGGGCGGAGGCGGGCGCCGCTGGGAGCCCCCGGGCCGGTCCCGCCCCGCCATGGCCGCCGCGCTCCGCCGGACGCCGCCGCCGCTAGTGGTGATCCTGGGCGCCACCGGCACCGGGAAATCCGCGCTGGCGCTGCAGCTCGGGCGGCGCCTCGGCGGGGAGATCGTCAGCGCCGATGCCATGCAG gtgTACAAGGGCTTGGACATCATCACGAACAAGGTTTCTCCCCAGGAGCAGCGTCTGTGCAGACACCACATGATCAGCTTTGTGGATCCCCTGGTCTCTAACTACACAGTGGTGGACTTCAGAGACAAAGCTGTGGCTCTGAT TGAAGATATCTTTGCCCGAGACAAGATCCCAATTGTTGTGGGAGGAACCAACTACTATATCGAGTCCCTGCTCTGGAAGGTCCTTATTGACACCAAG GAGAAGGCTGGTAAGGCTCCTGGCTCGGTCACTGACAGGAAAGTGGAGCTGGAACAGCTGGACAGTGTACAGCTCCATCGCTGTCTGAGCCAGGTGGACCCAGAGATGGCAGCCAAGCTACACCCCCATGACAAGCGCAAAGTGGCCAG GAGCCTCCAAGTGTTTGAAGAGACAGGGATCCCTCACAGTGAAATCTTAcgccagcagcaggaggaagaaggtgGGGGACCCCTGGGGGGGCCCCTGAAGTACCCACATTCCTGCATCCTGTGGCTCCATGCAGACCAGGCAG ctctggACCAGCGGCTGGAGAAGCGGGTGGATGACATGCTGGCTGCAGgactgctggaggagctgcggGACTTCCACCAGCGCTACAACCGAGAGAAGGTGGCTGAGAACCG gCAGGATTACCAGCATGGCATCTTCCAGTCCATTGGCTTCAAGGAGTTCCACGAGTACCTCATCAGTGAGGGGAATTGTTCGCCTGAGACCAGTgccctgctgctggaaaaag GGATCCAGGCCCTGAAACAAGTGACCAAGAGATATGCCCGGAGGCAGAACAAATGGGTCCGAAACCGCTTCCTGAAAC GTCCTGGGCCCAACGTGCCCCCCGTGTATGGCTTGGAGGTGTCTGATCTCTTGCGGTGGGAGGAGGATGTGCTGAAGCCAGCTCTGGAAATTGTGGAGAGCTTCATCCAG GGCCGTGAGCCTCCAGCAGAGCCTGTGAGGATGGAATATGATGTAAACGAGAACAAGCGGAGTCATCGTATGTGTGAGCTCTGCAACCGACTTATCATCGGGGACAGGGAGTGGGCAG GGTTGTTTACAGCCCGTGTATGA
- the MYCL gene encoding protein L-Myc: MEFDSYQHYFYDHDAQEDFHRSTAPSEDIWKKFELVPTPPLSPPGAPGAEERPGRLCPPGEEPEYLIGTGQIFGNLSAFILKDCMWSGFSARERLEKAMTEKLSAGSQRAAPHKPCFAQDLGFGGSASDCVDPAAVFLCPLAESKLPASSGSEGQSDSEGEEIDVVTVEKRQSLSLRKPVTITLRADPLDPCMKHFHISVHQQQHNYAARSPPDTCPLPEPPQQEEDEPPRAVEPAPAITLPEPGLPKAGSSPGSDSEDIAKRKNHNYLERKRRNDLRSRFLALRDQVPGLASCPKTPKVVILSKSSEYLQSLLSAERRLVAEKRQLRLQQTQLLKRMAHLKGH, encoded by the exons ATGGAGTTTGACTCATACCAACACTACTTCTATGACCACGACGCCCAGGAGGACTTCCACCGCTCCACGGCGCCGAGCGAGGACATCTGGAAGAAGTTCGAGCTGGTGCCCACGCCGCCGCTGTCCCCGCCGGGTGCCCCCGGGGCGGAGGAGCGGCCCGGCCGGCTCTGCCCGCCCGGGGAAGAGCCCGAGTACCTCATCGGGACGGGGCAGATCTTCGGGAATCTGAGCGCCTTCATCCTCAAGGACTGCATGTGGAGCGGGTTTTCGGCCcgggagaggctggagaaggcGATGACGGAGAAGCTGTCGGCAGGCTCGCAGCGCGCCGCCCCGCACAAGCCGTGCTTCGCCCAGGATTTGGGGTTCGGCGGCTCCGCGAGCGACTGCGTGGATCCCGCCGCCGTCTTCCTCTGCCCGCTGGCCGAGAGCAAGCTCCCCGCGTCCTCGGGCTCCGAGGGTCAGAGTGATTCCG AAGGTGAGGAGATTGATGTGGTGACAGTGGAGAAGAGACAATCGCTCAGCCTGAGGAAGCCGGTCACCATCACGCTGCGTGCTGACCCCTTGGACCCCTGTATGAAACACTTCCATATCTCTgtccaccagcagcagcacaactACGCTGCCCGCTCACCACCGGACACTTGTCCCCTGCCAGAGCCACcccagcaggaggaggatgagCCACCGAGAGCTGTGGAGCCAGCCCCTGCCATCACACTGCCTGAGCCTGGCTTGCCAAAAGCCGGCAGCAGCCCTGGTTCTGACAGCGAGGACATAGCCAAGAGGAAAAACCACAATTACCTGGAGCGCAAGAGGCGCAATGACTTGCGCTCACGCTTCCTGGCCCTGCGGGACCAGGTGCCCGGGCTTGCCAGCTGCCCCAAGACACCCAAAGTAGTGATCCTGAGCAAATCGTCCGAGTACCTGCAGTCGCTCCTCAGTGCTGAGAGGAGATTGGTGGCTGAGAAGCGGCAGCTGCGGCTGCAGCAGACCCAGCTGCTCAAACGGATGGCTCACCTCAAGGGTCACTAG